A single region of the Bacteroidota bacterium genome encodes:
- a CDS encoding SIS domain-containing protein, with the protein MNPALQYLEQATNILKRIQDTQMDALEKAATICADSIGQEGLVHLFGTGHSRIPIEEMFPRHGSFPGFHPMVELSLTFHNPVVGSNGQRQAMYLEHVEGLGKMILRNFVFDQRDSFIIFSNSGVNEVVVEMALEVKKMNLPVICVVSVDHCEYSAAKHSSGKKLIDVADVVLDNGTPGGDAMVTIDGLEDPVGPGSTIGGAAIVNALKCMIADKLTRMGKPPIVLSSGFFIGAEASKERFDVCYDDYRRRMRKVFGTD; encoded by the coding sequence TTGAACCCGGCATTACAGTATCTCGAGCAAGCAACAAACATCCTGAAACGCATCCAGGACACCCAGATGGATGCCCTCGAAAAGGCAGCAACCATTTGCGCAGATTCTATCGGCCAGGAAGGCCTCGTTCACCTGTTTGGTACGGGCCATTCGCGGATTCCCATTGAAGAGATGTTTCCACGGCACGGAAGCTTCCCGGGTTTTCATCCGATGGTTGAACTTTCGCTTACGTTTCACAATCCAGTTGTCGGATCAAACGGACAGCGGCAAGCCATGTATCTCGAACATGTGGAAGGGCTCGGCAAGATGATCCTCCGCAATTTTGTATTCGACCAGCGCGACAGCTTCATCATTTTCTCCAATAGCGGTGTGAATGAAGTGGTTGTTGAGATGGCACTTGAAGTAAAGAAAATGAACCTGCCCGTTATCTGTGTGGTGTCGGTTGATCATTGTGAGTATTCTGCGGCCAAACACAGCAGTGGTAAAAAGCTGATTGATGTCGCAGACGTAGTACTTGACAACGGCACACCGGGCGGCGACGCAATGGTAACAATCGACGGACTCGAAGACCCGGTAGGACCAGGATCAACCATTGGCGGTGCAGCGATTGTGAATGCGTTGAAATGTATGATAGCAGACAAGCTGACGCGCATGGGCAAACCACCCATCGTGCTTTCGAGCGGCTTTTTCATTGGCGCCGAAGCCTCAAAAGAACGCTTTGACGTCTGTTACGACGATTACCGCCG
- a CDS encoding GntR family transcriptional regulator, whose amino-acid sequence MPLKDLEIKPADPTSPVPLYFQVEKDLRRLIYEQELPPGSIIPPEHELSRSYQVSRHTIRQALSRIEADDLISRGAGRGTIVKPQQHLTLLSMARSFTAEMETRGYQTHSQILDKAAGIVGDSPDPALEDYAGSPCLNLTRLRFADDEPVCLQYTTIITTRCPNLIEHDFKSNSLYKVLSENYQLYIAAFEYSLSALPADKMLAKQLDIEKDTPVLGVTTTARLDNQQIMEHTESYYRADKYKYVIAHQLKK is encoded by the coding sequence ATGCCCCTGAAAGACCTCGAAATAAAACCGGCTGACCCGACCTCACCTGTCCCACTCTATTTCCAGGTAGAAAAGGATTTGCGTCGGCTGATTTATGAACAAGAATTGCCACCGGGATCGATTATCCCGCCAGAGCATGAATTGTCCAGATCGTACCAGGTTAGCCGGCATACCATCCGCCAGGCCCTTTCGCGCATTGAGGCTGATGACCTGATTAGCCGGGGTGCCGGCCGGGGCACCATCGTCAAGCCGCAACAGCATCTCACCCTGCTTTCGATGGCGCGGAGTTTTACAGCAGAAATGGAGACACGGGGCTACCAAACCCACTCCCAGATTTTAGACAAAGCCGCCGGCATTGTAGGAGACAGCCCAGACCCCGCACTGGAAGACTACGCAGGATCCCCTTGCCTCAACCTAACCAGGTTACGGTTCGCCGATGATGAACCCGTATGTTTGCAATACACAACAATCATCACTACGCGCTGCCCCAACCTGATCGAGCACGATTTTAAGTCGAATTCTCTTTACAAGGTGCTCTCAGAAAACTACCAGTTGTACATCGCCGCTTTTGAATATTCGCTATCGGCCCTGCCGGCAGACAAAATGCTGGCAAAACAACTCGACATTGAAAAAGACACACCTGTTCTTGGGGTCACAACAACCGCAAGGCTGGACAACCAGCAAATTATGGAGCACACCGAGAGCTACTACCGCGCAGACAAATACAAATATGTGATTGCGCATCAGTTGAAAAAGTAA